In a single window of the Corvus hawaiiensis isolate bCorHaw1 chromosome 19, bCorHaw1.pri.cur, whole genome shotgun sequence genome:
- the ADAP2 gene encoding arf-GAP with dual PH domain-containing protein 2 isoform X1, which yields MDRDHNKALLLELQRTAGTGNDRCADCGNPDPEWASYKLGIFICLNCSGIHRNLPEISRVKSLRLDFWESNLIEFMKNHGNLWAKAKYEAKVPPYYYIPKSCDCLVLREQWIRAKYERGEFLDTQVCQDPCSAGSREGCLWKLRKGRRQFQKRQFLLSAREGVMKYFTKESKGPKAVISVESLNAMFQVDKIGHIHGLQITYTTDGQTRNLFVYHESGKEIVDWFNAIRAARYHYLRTTFPNVPEAELIPRITRNFVREGYMKKTGPKQKEAFKVRWFCLDSQERNLIYFKNPLDAFAQGQVFIGRRDEGYEVRDDLPERVCVKKTKPAITLVTPVREFVFLCENDRKQKEWMDALNGVITQL from the exons ATGGACCGCGACCACAACAAGgcgctgctgctggagctgcagaggacGGCCGGGACCGGTAACGATCGCTGCGCCGACTGCGGAAACCCAG ATCCAGAGTGGGCTTCTTACAAACTTGGAATATTCATTTGTTTGAATTGCTCTGGAATTCATCGCAATCTTCCTGAAATCAGCAGAGTCAAATCCCTTCGCCTTGACTTTTGGGAGAGCAATTTAATAGAG tttatGAAGAATCATGGGAATCTCTGGGCCAAAGCTAAATATGAGGCGAAGGTGCCTCCATACTATTACATCCCCAAGTCCTGTGACTGCTT gGTTTTAAGAGAGCAGTGGATTAGAGCTAAATATGAACGTGGGGAATTTCTTGACACCCAAGTCTGCCAAGATCCTTGTTCTGCAG GCAGCCGTGAAGGATGCCTCTGGAAACTTCGGAAAGGACGCAGACAGTTCCAGAAGAGGCAATTTCTCCTATCAGCAAGGGAAGGGGTGATGAAGTACTTCACCAAAGAA tcCAAAGGTCCAAAAGCCGTTATCAGCGTTGAATCTCTGAATGCAATGTTCCAGGTGGACAAAATAGGACACATTCATGGGCTGCAGATCACATACACCACAGATGGTCAAACAAGGAACCTTTTTGTCTATCACGAAAGTGGAAAG GAGATTGTTGACTGGTTCAATGCTATTCGGGCTGCACGTTACCATTATCTCAGAACAACCTTCCCAAATGTCCCTGAGGCCGAG CTCATACCCAGGATCACAAGAAATTTTGTCAGAGAAGGCTATATGAAGAAAACAGGACCAAAA CAGAAGGAGGCCTTTAAGGTACGCTGGTTCTGCTTGGATTCTCAAGAAAGGAATCTGATATACTTTAAAAATCCACTG gATGCATTTGCACAGGGCCAGGTTTTCATCGGAAGGAGGGATGAGGGATATGAAGTACGAGATGATTTGCCCGAGAGAGTCTGtgtgaaaaagacaaaaccagcgATCACTCTGGTCACACCAGTCAGAGAGTTTGTGTTTCTCTGTGAGaacgacaggaagcagaaggagTGGATGGATGCCTTGAACGGAGTCATCACCCAGCTCTGA
- the ADAP2 gene encoding arf-GAP with dual PH domain-containing protein 2 isoform X3 produces MDRDHNKALLLELQRTAGTGNDRCADCGNPDPEWASYKLGIFICLNCSGIHRNLPEISRVKSLRLDFWESNLIEFMKNHGNLWAKAKYEAKVPPYYYIPKSCDCLVLREQWIRAKYERGEFLDTQVCQDPCSAGSREGCLWKLRKGRRQFQKRQFLLSAREGVMKYFTKESKGPKAVISVESLNAMFQVDKIGHIHGLQITYTTDGQTRNLFVYHESGKEIVDWFNAIRAARYHYLRTTFPNVPEAEQKEAFKVRWFCLDSQERNLIYFKNPLDAFAQGQVFIGRRDEGYEVRDDLPERVCVKKTKPAITLVTPVREFVFLCENDRKQKEWMDALNGVITQL; encoded by the exons ATGGACCGCGACCACAACAAGgcgctgctgctggagctgcagaggacGGCCGGGACCGGTAACGATCGCTGCGCCGACTGCGGAAACCCAG ATCCAGAGTGGGCTTCTTACAAACTTGGAATATTCATTTGTTTGAATTGCTCTGGAATTCATCGCAATCTTCCTGAAATCAGCAGAGTCAAATCCCTTCGCCTTGACTTTTGGGAGAGCAATTTAATAGAG tttatGAAGAATCATGGGAATCTCTGGGCCAAAGCTAAATATGAGGCGAAGGTGCCTCCATACTATTACATCCCCAAGTCCTGTGACTGCTT gGTTTTAAGAGAGCAGTGGATTAGAGCTAAATATGAACGTGGGGAATTTCTTGACACCCAAGTCTGCCAAGATCCTTGTTCTGCAG GCAGCCGTGAAGGATGCCTCTGGAAACTTCGGAAAGGACGCAGACAGTTCCAGAAGAGGCAATTTCTCCTATCAGCAAGGGAAGGGGTGATGAAGTACTTCACCAAAGAA tcCAAAGGTCCAAAAGCCGTTATCAGCGTTGAATCTCTGAATGCAATGTTCCAGGTGGACAAAATAGGACACATTCATGGGCTGCAGATCACATACACCACAGATGGTCAAACAAGGAACCTTTTTGTCTATCACGAAAGTGGAAAG GAGATTGTTGACTGGTTCAATGCTATTCGGGCTGCACGTTACCATTATCTCAGAACAACCTTCCCAAATGTCCCTGAGGCCGAG CAGAAGGAGGCCTTTAAGGTACGCTGGTTCTGCTTGGATTCTCAAGAAAGGAATCTGATATACTTTAAAAATCCACTG gATGCATTTGCACAGGGCCAGGTTTTCATCGGAAGGAGGGATGAGGGATATGAAGTACGAGATGATTTGCCCGAGAGAGTCTGtgtgaaaaagacaaaaccagcgATCACTCTGGTCACACCAGTCAGAGAGTTTGTGTTTCTCTGTGAGaacgacaggaagcagaaggagTGGATGGATGCCTTGAACGGAGTCATCACCCAGCTCTGA
- the ADAP2 gene encoding arf-GAP with dual PH domain-containing protein 2 isoform X5 has protein sequence MDRDHNKALLLELQRTAGTGNDRCADCGNPDPEWASYKLGIFICLNCSGIHRNLPEISRVKSLRLDFWESNLIEFMKNHGNLWAKAKYEAKVPPYYYIPKSCDCLVLREQWIRAKYERGEFLDTQVCQDPCSAGSREGCLWKLRKGRRQFQKRQFLLSAREGVMKYFTKEEIVDWFNAIRAARYHYLRTTFPNVPEAELIPRITRNFVREGYMKKTGPKQKEAFKVRWFCLDSQERNLIYFKNPLDAFAQGQVFIGRRDEGYEVRDDLPERVCVKKTKPAITLVTPVREFVFLCENDRKQKEWMDALNGVITQL, from the exons ATGGACCGCGACCACAACAAGgcgctgctgctggagctgcagaggacGGCCGGGACCGGTAACGATCGCTGCGCCGACTGCGGAAACCCAG ATCCAGAGTGGGCTTCTTACAAACTTGGAATATTCATTTGTTTGAATTGCTCTGGAATTCATCGCAATCTTCCTGAAATCAGCAGAGTCAAATCCCTTCGCCTTGACTTTTGGGAGAGCAATTTAATAGAG tttatGAAGAATCATGGGAATCTCTGGGCCAAAGCTAAATATGAGGCGAAGGTGCCTCCATACTATTACATCCCCAAGTCCTGTGACTGCTT gGTTTTAAGAGAGCAGTGGATTAGAGCTAAATATGAACGTGGGGAATTTCTTGACACCCAAGTCTGCCAAGATCCTTGTTCTGCAG GCAGCCGTGAAGGATGCCTCTGGAAACTTCGGAAAGGACGCAGACAGTTCCAGAAGAGGCAATTTCTCCTATCAGCAAGGGAAGGGGTGATGAAGTACTTCACCAAAGAA GAGATTGTTGACTGGTTCAATGCTATTCGGGCTGCACGTTACCATTATCTCAGAACAACCTTCCCAAATGTCCCTGAGGCCGAG CTCATACCCAGGATCACAAGAAATTTTGTCAGAGAAGGCTATATGAAGAAAACAGGACCAAAA CAGAAGGAGGCCTTTAAGGTACGCTGGTTCTGCTTGGATTCTCAAGAAAGGAATCTGATATACTTTAAAAATCCACTG gATGCATTTGCACAGGGCCAGGTTTTCATCGGAAGGAGGGATGAGGGATATGAAGTACGAGATGATTTGCCCGAGAGAGTCTGtgtgaaaaagacaaaaccagcgATCACTCTGGTCACACCAGTCAGAGAGTTTGTGTTTCTCTGTGAGaacgacaggaagcagaaggagTGGATGGATGCCTTGAACGGAGTCATCACCCAGCTCTGA
- the ADAP2 gene encoding arf-GAP with dual PH domain-containing protein 2 isoform X4: MDRDHNKALLLELQRTAGTGNDRCADCGNPDPEWASYKLGIFICLNCSGIHRNLPEISRVKSLRLDFWESNLIEFMKNHGNLWAKAKYEAKVPPYYYIPKSCDCLVLREQWIRAKYERGEFLDTQVCQDPCSAGSREGCLWKLRKGRRQFQKRQFLLSAREGVMKYFTKESKGPKAVISVESLNAMFQVDKIGHIHGLQITYTTDGQTRNLFVYHESGKEIVDWFNAIRAARYHYLRTTFPNVPEAELIPRITRNFVREGYMKKTGPKDAFAQGQVFIGRRDEGYEVRDDLPERVCVKKTKPAITLVTPVREFVFLCENDRKQKEWMDALNGVITQL; the protein is encoded by the exons ATGGACCGCGACCACAACAAGgcgctgctgctggagctgcagaggacGGCCGGGACCGGTAACGATCGCTGCGCCGACTGCGGAAACCCAG ATCCAGAGTGGGCTTCTTACAAACTTGGAATATTCATTTGTTTGAATTGCTCTGGAATTCATCGCAATCTTCCTGAAATCAGCAGAGTCAAATCCCTTCGCCTTGACTTTTGGGAGAGCAATTTAATAGAG tttatGAAGAATCATGGGAATCTCTGGGCCAAAGCTAAATATGAGGCGAAGGTGCCTCCATACTATTACATCCCCAAGTCCTGTGACTGCTT gGTTTTAAGAGAGCAGTGGATTAGAGCTAAATATGAACGTGGGGAATTTCTTGACACCCAAGTCTGCCAAGATCCTTGTTCTGCAG GCAGCCGTGAAGGATGCCTCTGGAAACTTCGGAAAGGACGCAGACAGTTCCAGAAGAGGCAATTTCTCCTATCAGCAAGGGAAGGGGTGATGAAGTACTTCACCAAAGAA tcCAAAGGTCCAAAAGCCGTTATCAGCGTTGAATCTCTGAATGCAATGTTCCAGGTGGACAAAATAGGACACATTCATGGGCTGCAGATCACATACACCACAGATGGTCAAACAAGGAACCTTTTTGTCTATCACGAAAGTGGAAAG GAGATTGTTGACTGGTTCAATGCTATTCGGGCTGCACGTTACCATTATCTCAGAACAACCTTCCCAAATGTCCCTGAGGCCGAG CTCATACCCAGGATCACAAGAAATTTTGTCAGAGAAGGCTATATGAAGAAAACAGGACCAAAA gATGCATTTGCACAGGGCCAGGTTTTCATCGGAAGGAGGGATGAGGGATATGAAGTACGAGATGATTTGCCCGAGAGAGTCTGtgtgaaaaagacaaaaccagcgATCACTCTGGTCACACCAGTCAGAGAGTTTGTGTTTCTCTGTGAGaacgacaggaagcagaaggagTGGATGGATGCCTTGAACGGAGTCATCACCCAGCTCTGA
- the RNF135 gene encoding E3 ubiquitin-protein ligase RNF135, with protein MAAVIEFERLQRVLELQCSCCLQFFAEPVRLTGCGHSFCRGCILRYCAGRPRAACPLCRRRFELRHLRPNRELAALLSLIPRETKEKLETQDGAEPYGAAASNDQSSVGRGPGDKEEEIWESSKQEEITAETVHLLRKDLNKTKEYTSQIKSQITKDFCCMKEYVERQERNTLMFIEQEQKAAQHKIEETIQQLTDIKGQTSNLPERQRYKGSPSTNNKITLDEKLNVVRSAVEDLKRKLEILLFENYAQQLPSVQPPDSYQEPSVCSSSPESATESPEPTISRQFSQWADDVTFDPTRVHKHLALTAQNRRVMVSSHLTSYEHSPKRFCISQVMCSQGFSTGCHYWEVITKDSDGWAVGAAHEMIGKRDKLGRTEHSWCVEWLGAKKQLSAWHKDQETLLHKDKPLKVGVFLELRKKTVSFYSIADKEMLLHTFEIITSNPLYPAFWLYSLEGNGSLTISQPNRR; from the exons ATGGCCGCCGTCATCGAGTTCGAGCGGCTCCAGCGCgtcctggagctgcagtgctcctgctgcctgcagttcTTCGCGGAGCCGGTGCGGCTCACGGGCTGCGGCCACAGCTTCTGCCGGGGTTGCATCCTCCGGTACTgcgcggggcggccccgcgccgcctGCCCGCTCTGCCGGCGCAGATTCGAGCTCCGCCACCTGCGGCCCAACCGCGAACTGGCCGCGCTGCTCAGCCTCATCCCGCGGGAGACGAAGGAAAAGTTGGAAACACAGGATGGGGCGGAACCctatggagctgctgccagcaacGACCAGAGCTCGGTGGGGCGGGGACCTGGGGACAAG gaagaagagataTGGGAGAGCTCCAAGCAAGAAGAAATAACGGCAGAGACCGTCCACCTTTTGAGGAAAGATCTCAATAAAACAAAG gAATATACATCTCAGATCAAAAGCCAGATTACTAAAGATTTCTGTTGCATGAAGGAATATGTTGAAAGACAGGAGAGAAACACACTGATGTTCATTGAACAGGAGCAAAAAGCTGCTCAGCATAAAATTGAAGAGACTATTCAGCAGCTCACAGACATCAAAGGCCAAACT AGTAACTTACCTGAGAGGCAGAGGTACAAAGGCTCACCTtcaacaaataataaaattacaCTTGATGAGAAGCTTAATGTTGTCAGAAGTGCTGTAGAAGATCTTAAGAGAAAGTTGGAAATTTTACTCTTTGAGAATTATGCTCAGCAGCTCCCATCAG tGCAGCCTCCAGACTCATATCAGGAGCCAAGTGTCTGCTCATCATCTCCAGAGTCTGCAACTGAAAGTCCTGAACCAACCATTTCCAGGCAGTTTTCTCAGT GGGCAGATGATGTGACTTTTGACCCCACAAGAGTACACAAGCACttggcactcacagcccagaacaGGAGAGTGATGGTTTCCAGCCACCTGACCAGTTATGAACATTCACCCAAAAGATTCTGCATCAGCCAAGTGATGTGTTCACAGGGCTTCTCTACTGGGTGCCACTACTGGGAAGTAATTACCAAGGACAGTGATGGATGGGCTGTTGGAGCTGCTCACGAAATGATTGGTAAAAGGGACAAACTGGGAAGAACTGAGCATTCCTGGTGTGTAGAATGGCTGGGTGCTAAAAAACAGCTGTCAGCATGGCATAAGGATCAAGAAACATTATTACACAAGGATAAACCGCTGAAGGTTGGAGTTTTCCTGGAGCTAAGAAAGAAGACCGTGTCATTTTACTCAATCGCTgacaaagaaatgcttttgcaCACCTTTGAAATTATTACCTCAAATCCTCTCTACCCTGCTTTCTGGCTGTACAGTCTAGAAGGAAATGGATCTTTAACTATAAGTCAGCCAAACAGGAGATAA
- the ADAP2 gene encoding arf-GAP with dual PH domain-containing protein 2 isoform X2, with product MDRDHNKALLLELQRTAGTGNDRCADCGNPDPEWASYKLGIFICLNCSGIHRNLPEISRVKSLRLDFWESNLIEFMKNHGNLWAKAKYEAKVPPYYYIPKSCDCLVLREQWIRAKYERGEFLDTQVCQDPCSAGSREGCLWKLRKGRRQFQKRQFLLSAREGVMKYFTKEVDKIGHIHGLQITYTTDGQTRNLFVYHESGKEIVDWFNAIRAARYHYLRTTFPNVPEAELIPRITRNFVREGYMKKTGPKQKEAFKVRWFCLDSQERNLIYFKNPLDAFAQGQVFIGRRDEGYEVRDDLPERVCVKKTKPAITLVTPVREFVFLCENDRKQKEWMDALNGVITQL from the exons ATGGACCGCGACCACAACAAGgcgctgctgctggagctgcagaggacGGCCGGGACCGGTAACGATCGCTGCGCCGACTGCGGAAACCCAG ATCCAGAGTGGGCTTCTTACAAACTTGGAATATTCATTTGTTTGAATTGCTCTGGAATTCATCGCAATCTTCCTGAAATCAGCAGAGTCAAATCCCTTCGCCTTGACTTTTGGGAGAGCAATTTAATAGAG tttatGAAGAATCATGGGAATCTCTGGGCCAAAGCTAAATATGAGGCGAAGGTGCCTCCATACTATTACATCCCCAAGTCCTGTGACTGCTT gGTTTTAAGAGAGCAGTGGATTAGAGCTAAATATGAACGTGGGGAATTTCTTGACACCCAAGTCTGCCAAGATCCTTGTTCTGCAG GCAGCCGTGAAGGATGCCTCTGGAAACTTCGGAAAGGACGCAGACAGTTCCAGAAGAGGCAATTTCTCCTATCAGCAAGGGAAGGGGTGATGAAGTACTTCACCAAAGAA GTGGACAAAATAGGACACATTCATGGGCTGCAGATCACATACACCACAGATGGTCAAACAAGGAACCTTTTTGTCTATCACGAAAGTGGAAAG GAGATTGTTGACTGGTTCAATGCTATTCGGGCTGCACGTTACCATTATCTCAGAACAACCTTCCCAAATGTCCCTGAGGCCGAG CTCATACCCAGGATCACAAGAAATTTTGTCAGAGAAGGCTATATGAAGAAAACAGGACCAAAA CAGAAGGAGGCCTTTAAGGTACGCTGGTTCTGCTTGGATTCTCAAGAAAGGAATCTGATATACTTTAAAAATCCACTG gATGCATTTGCACAGGGCCAGGTTTTCATCGGAAGGAGGGATGAGGGATATGAAGTACGAGATGATTTGCCCGAGAGAGTCTGtgtgaaaaagacaaaaccagcgATCACTCTGGTCACACCAGTCAGAGAGTTTGTGTTTCTCTGTGAGaacgacaggaagcagaaggagTGGATGGATGCCTTGAACGGAGTCATCACCCAGCTCTGA